The following are from one region of the Anabas testudineus chromosome 2, fAnaTes1.2, whole genome shotgun sequence genome:
- the atp7b gene encoding copper-transporting ATPase 2 isoform X2: MQDSGTNHEKKGLDNMAYDCGSQTELCSPPKSGSRVTFKIPGLSSQHQAQAIESRVSSLNGVLGISLSLPRKLAKVYYDTSVITTKEIALELQTSGFSVESAVQIKVDGMHCQSCVQSIEGQIGELPGVSHIKVSLQDGAALVIFQPLRVTQQELRDKIADMGFDATLFPDDPSGQDISHWEKDILNLSAQTVTVWITGMTCNSCVKSIEGRMSQMAGVQSIAVSLKEEKGTITFDPSLTDPERLRIAIEDMGFDASLEESVKSIQSHERSRPVSGPSDPSDLQSPCKAGVSNGTGSQTTSASPDPNAHDAKVQKCFISVMGMTCASCVSNIERNLLKHRGIISVLVSLMAGKAEVKYDSSIIDAAAVTKLIEDLGFGAKLIDDNAVTHGKLDLTITGMTCASCVHNIESKLTTTKGILEASVALATNKAQIQFNPDVLGARDIIKIIQSLGFEASLVKTGFKNNLDHTEEIRQWRNSFLFNLVFGLPVMGLMIYMMVMDSQHQEHGGSMPAEENLLPGLSILNLVFFLLCTPIQIFGGRSFYIQAYRSLKHRTANMDVLIVLATTIAYVYSCVVLIVAMAERASQSPITFFDTPPMLFVFIALGRWLEHVAKSKTSEALAKLMSLQATDATVVTLGPDHSIISEEQVVVELVQRGDTVKVIPGGKFPVDGKVIEGSSMADESLITGEPMPVSKKVGSLVIAGSINAHGALLVEATHVGADTTLSQIVKLVEEAQTSKAPIQQFADRLSGYFVPFIVIVSVLTLVAWLVIGFVNFDIVKKNFPGYNQNISKAEVIVRFAFQASITVLSIACPCSLGLATPTAVMVGTGVGAQNGVLIKGGEPLEMAHKISVVMFDKTGTITNGVPRVTRVLVLWEMARMPLRKILVVVGTAEASSEHPLGMAVSRYCKEELGFDLLGNCQDFQAVPGCGISCRVSNVEHLLQQQSEERFLLPGATTDESSMLSAAEAPSAAQQQSYSVLIGNREWMRRNGHHIGADVDAAMSSHETKGQTAILVAIDGVLCSMLAIADTVKTESALAVHTLNSMGIEVVMITGDNRRTAKAIAAQVGIRKVFAEVLPSHKVAKVQELQEQGLRVAMVGDGVNDSPALARADVGIAIGTGTDVAIEAADIVLIRNDLLDVVASIELSKKTVRRIRINFVFALIYNLLGIPVAAGVFMPIGLVLQPWMGSAAMAASSVSVVLSSLMLRMYKKTSVEMYEGLARGQMNSLRSSQISTHLGLDGRRRSPALCTREQLDQSHVAPPTLSGQGPSISSGGVEEQDRYSLLDHQAAEDFNV, from the exons ATGCAG GACAGTGGCACAAACCATGAGAAAAAAGGCCTTGACAACATGGCCTACGACTGTGGGAGTCAGACTGAGCTCTGCTCTCCACCGAAATCTGGTTCCAGGGTGACATTCAAAATCCCAGGACTCTCCTCTCAGCACCAGGCCCAAGCCATCGAAAGCAGAGTCTCCAGCCTGAATGGAGTACTTGGTATCAGTTTGTCTTTACCAAGGAAACTGGCCAAAGTGTACTACGATACCTCAGTTATCACAACCAAAGAAATCGCCCTGGAGCTCCAGACAAGTGGATTTAGTGTGGAGTCAGCTGTGCAAATTAAGGTGGATGGTATGCACTGCCAGTCCTGCGTGCAGTCCATAGAGGGACAGATTGGTGAGCTACCAGGCGTTTCACATATTAAGGTGTCCCTTCAAGATGGTGCAGCACTCGTTATATTTCAGCCTCTTCGAGTTACACAACAGGAGCTGAGAGACAAGATTGCAGACATGGGGTTTGATGCCACTTTATTCCCAGACGATCCTTCTGGACAAGACATAAGCCACTGGGAGAAGGACATACTGAACTTGTCTGCACAGACTGTAACCGTTTGGATTACAGGAATGACTTGCAACTCTTGTGTGAAGTCAATAGAAGGGAGGATGTCTCAGATGGCAGGAGTGCAGTCGATAGCGGTGTCGCTTAAGGAGGAAAAGGGAACCATAACCTTTGACCCCAGTCTCACAGACCCAGAACGGCTCAGGATTGCTATTGAGGACATGGGCTTTGACGCATCACTTGAAG aATCTGTGAAGAGCATCCAGAGTCATGAAAGGTCCAGGCCTGTCAGTGGACCCTCTGATCCTTCGGACTTGCAGTCACCCTGTAAGGCAGGAGTCAGCAATGGCACTGGATCACAAACAACCTCTGCAAGTCCCGATCCCAACGCTCACGATGCTAAAGTACAAAAGTGCTTCATTTCTGTAATGGGAATGACCTGTGCTTCTTGTGTTTCCAATATTGAGAGGAACCTGCTCAAACACAGGG GAATCATCTCTGTGTTGGTTTCTCTGATGGCTGGAAAGGCAGAGGTGAAGTATGATTCAAGCATCATAGACGCTGCTGCTGTAACTAAGCTCATAGAAGACTTGGGGTTTGGTGCCAAGCTGATAGATGACAATGCAGTAACACATGGGAAACTGGACCTCACT ATTACCGGCATGACATGTGCGTCATGTGTCCACAACATCGAGTCCAAACTCACTACGACCAAAGGGATCCTCGAGGCCTCTGTTGCCCTCGCAACCAATAAAGCACAGATCCAGTTTAACCCCGACGTGCTCGGAGCTCGAGATATTATCAAGATCATTCAG AGTCTTGGATTTGAGGCCAGTCTGGTGAAAACGGGCTTCAAAAACAACCTCGATCATACGGAAGAAATTCGACA GTGGAGGAACTCCTTCCTGTTCAACCTTGTTTTCGGTTTGCCCGTCATGGGTCTCATGATCTACATGATGGTGATGGACAGTCAACACCAGGAGCACGGAGGCTCCATGCCTGCGGAGGAAAACCTGCTGCCAGGCCTCTCCATCCTCAACCTAGTCTTCTTCCTGCTGTGTACGCCTATACAG ATCTTTGGTGGTCGATCCTTCTACATCCAGGCATATCGCTCGTTAAAACACCGCACAGCCAACATGGACGTGTTGATTGTGTTAGCCACCACTATCGCCTACGTGTACTCCTGCGTAGTCCTCATTGTAGCCATGGCTGAGCGAGCAAGCCAGAGTCCCATCACCTTTTTCGACACTCCACccatgctgtttgtgtttattgctCTGGGACGTTGGCTGGAGCATGTTGCAAAG AGTAAAACCTCAGAGGCTTTGGCCAAGTTAATGTCCCTTCAAGCCACTGATGCCACTGTGGTCACTTTGGGACCTGATCACTCCATAATCAG TGAGGAGCAAGTGGTGGTGGAGCTGGTGCAGCGGGGTGACACTGTGAAGGTCATCCCTGGAGGAAAGTTCCCTGTTGATGGGAAAGTGATTGAAGGAAGCTCCATGGCAGATGAGTCCTTGATCACAG GTGAGCCGATGCCCGTTAGTAAGAAGGTGGGCAGTTTGGTGATTGCTGGCTCCATCAATGCTCACGGTGCTCTTCTGGTGGAGGCTACTCACGTGGGGGCCGACACAACATTATCTCAAATTGTCAAACTGGTGGAAGAAGCTCAAACTTCCAAG GCCCCCATCCAGCAGTTTGCAGACAGGCTCAGCGGGTACTTTGTGCCCTTCATAGTGATTGTTTCTGTGCTAACACTGGTGGCCTGGCTGGTGATCGGGTTTGTCAACTTTGACATTGTGAAGAAGAACTTCCCG GGTTATAACCAGAACATCTCCAAGGCGGAAGTTATCGTCCGCTTCGCCTTCCAGGCCTCCATCACCGTGCTGTCCATCGCTTGCCCCTGCTCTCTGGGACTGGCAACCCCGACAGCTGTCATGGTGGGCAcaggggttggagctcagaaCGGGGTCCTCATCAAAGGAGGCGAGCCGCTGGAGATGGCCCATAAG ATCAGTGTTGTGATGTTTGATAAGACCGGAACGATTACAAACGGCGTGCCGCGGGTGACTCGTGTGTTGGTGTTGTGGGAAATGGCCCGAATGCCCTTGAGAAAGATCTTGGTGGTGGTCGGGACGGCGGAGGCCAGCAGCGAGCACCCGCTGGGCATGGCAGTCTCTAGATACTGCAAAGAA GAGCTGGGCTTTGACTTGCTGGGAAACTGCCAGGACTTCCAGGCGGTCCCTGGATGTGGGATCAGCTGCCGCGTTTCCAATGTGGaacatctgctgcagcagcagagtgaagagCGTTTCCTGCTGCCAGGTGCCACCACTGATGAAAGCAGCATGCTCTCTGCTGCGGAGGCTCCATCTGCAG CCCAACAACAGTCTTACTCAGTCCTGATTGGGAATAGAGAGTGGATGAGGAGGAACGGCCACCACATtggagctgatgttgatgcTGCCATGTCCAGCCATGAAACCAAAGGGCAGACAGCTATCCTGGTAGCTATAGATG GTGTTTTGTGCTCCATGTTAGCCATCGCAGACACAGTGAAGACTGAGTCGGCGTTAGCCGTGCATACACTCAACAGCATGGGCATCGAGGTGGTCATGATAACAGGAGACAACCGACGCACAGCCAAAGCCATAGCTGCccag GTGGGGATTAGAAAGGTGTTTGCAGAGGTGCTGCCGTCACATAAGGTGGCGAAAGTGCAGGAACTGCAAGAACAAGGCCTGAGAGTAGCCATGGTGGGAGACGGCGTGAACGACTCGCCCGCCCTCGCTCGGGCTGACGTCGGCATTGCCATTGGCACAGGCACAGACGTGGCCATCGAGGCCGCTGATATTGTTCTGATCCGA AATGATCTTCTGGATGTGGTGGCCAGTATCGAACTGTCAAAGAAAACAGTGAGGAGGATAAGGATCAActttgtctttgctcttatCTACAACCTCCTCGGAATTCCAGTTGCTGCAG GTGTGTTCATGCCCATCGGGCTCGTGCTTCAACCATGGATGGGCTCAGCTGCGATGGCTGCCTCGTCTGTTTCAGTGGTTCTGTCCTCTTTGATGCTGAGAAT GTATAAGAAAACCTCAGTAGAGATGTATGAGGGTCTTGCAAGAGGCCAAATGAACAGCCTTCGGTCGTCTCAGATCAGCACACATCTGGGTCTGGACGGCCGGCGGCGCAGCCCGGCGCTCTGCACTCGGGAACAGCTGGACCAAAGCCACGTAGCCCCACCAACCCTCTCAGGCCAGGGACCATCCATTAGCTCTGGAGGAGTAGAGGAGCAGGACCGCTACTCGCTCCTGGATCATCAGGCTGCAGAGGACTTTAACGTATAG